The Cryptomeria japonica chromosome 2, Sugi_1.0, whole genome shotgun sequence region ATAAATTCTTCATTATTTATCCATATATATTACACATTAATGGTAAGTTTTGTGGGGAAAGCTGGTCATAGTCAAACCCTAGGTCAACTTGTCTGGTCAATTTTACTTAGTCAAATATAGAGGCCAAAAAGCTTGCCACTTTCCTACGGTAGCCCTATTTTAATATATTATAGTTCAATGGTCATACTTCTCTACCCCATTTTATACACACAATTTCTTCGTTCTTTTGGCAAAACCTTAGCTTGAGTCACCTACATTGTTCTGCTCCAGAATTGTCGGTCACGAGGAGAGCTATTTCTAAACAAATTATAGCTTCATTGAAATTGCTTGCATGAAGATTCAGGGTATGATTACGTTCACACATTAATTATAGTGGTCGGTGATATGGAATGACGTGTGGACTTACTTAACTAGATTTCTCCATTGTTCTACAAGATTTTCAGCAGTGTACAGCTGTAGAGAGAATTCTACACGGTTTAGTCCTTCTGAATTGTATATATATTTGGGATGACAGAGGGAGAGATTTTAGTATAATTCCTCCTTACCAAAAGAGTGTCTATGGGGATATAAAGTCAAGCTTCAGTGAACTGGTGAGAAATTGAAATTGTTATTGTGTTTTTTGGATTTCGTTGTGTGagattttttttatcaatattttggatcaatcTTCATGATCTATAATCTGGATGTAAAGTGAAAATCTGATGGAAAAGAGATTTTTGAGAGGTTAGGCTTGAGTTATAGTATGGGATTGACATTCCGTACTGAAATTTTGTATGTTTGATCTTTATTTGTTAGTTTCTATAAGCAGTTCCCCACTTTTCTCTAATGTAGAAGATGGGAGATCTAGGGTTTGTGCATGAGTATTGATGTACATACTTTTTTTTGGTCTTCCTTACAGTTTTTTTGTCTAGCTGTCTCTTTCTATATTTTAGGGGGTGCATCTAAGTCTTAGTGCATGTGATTTCTAGATTCAACTGTGTGCAAGGTTTGTCTTCCATCAATCTTTTGAATCAAATTTGGTGATCCATTAAAAGGATGGCAGATATTGTCATGAAAGAATGGGATGGGAAAGGTTTGGATTGTTGGGACTATCAGGATGTAACTGATGTGGGTTTTAGTGATATGGGTTTCTTAGATTTGGATTCAGTTCCATCTGAGTGGCCTTTGTGGAGTGAGCTGGTTCTTGAAAATGATGAAGAACTGGACTATTCCCCATCAATATCAGAGTTGTTGTCAACAGAGGAGGAGCTAATGCAAATGATTCATAGTGAAGAACCAGTGATGAAGCCTAATTGCCAGAGCCTCAGTGGAAGTGAAATAGCCAATTGTGATTCCAACATTGAGTACAGTGAAACGGTCAATGGGTCTAACTGTATTGACAGCGATGGCCTCATTCCTTGCAGTACTGATTCAAAAGAATTCAAGGGCCTGCTCCTGGTACATCTTTTAACTACCTGTGCTGAGGCAATCTCAAATGGAGCCCATGATCTGGTTGACATCATACTCTGTAGATTGAAAGAACTGGTTTCTCCAACTGGTTCTACTATGGAGAGGGTGGCTTACTATCTCTTTCAATCACTGCAGCAGAACCATAATAGTTCTAATAGTGAATTTCATGGACTCAGGAGATTCAACAGTTTGAATGAATCCAGTTATATACAAGCTTTCAGCCTACTGAACCAGACTTATCCCTATATCAAGATAGCTCATTTTACTGCCACTCAAAGCTTTCTTGAAGCCATTCCTGCTCAAGCAAAGAAAGTCCATATCATAGATTTTGACATAATGGAGGGCTCTCAGTGGCCCATATTGATGGAAGCCTTGAAATCTGAGAATTACAGAATTGGCCACCTCAAAATCACAGCCATCAAAtgggaagaggaggaagaggaggaagaagaggaggaggaaTATGATGATGATATTTCAGATCCTTCTTCAAGTTTCTGCAAacacactggaagaaggttatctGAGTATGCAAGCTCATTGggtatttcattttctttccaagaaatcaAATTGGAAGACCTGAGAAATCTGAAACGTTCAGGGGATGAAGAAAAAGTGATGGTGAATTGCATGTGGGAGCTACCACACATGCTTGAGAGAAGCAAAAAGGATTTAGTGAAATTCATTCATGGTACCCACCATTTGAATCCAGAAGTTCTTTCTGTGGGTAGTGGACCCCATGGAATTCAAAACCCAAAGAAGCAGAATTTCACAGAGTGCTTCAATCAATGCTTGAACAATCTGTGTGCCATGATTGACTCTTCTGAAGCAGGGCTTCCAGAGCAATTCGGGCTTGCTAGAGGTGTAATTGAACGTTTGTTCTTGGGGCCAACGATGTGCAGACCCATTAATTCATTTTCAGAGGATTCTAATGGAGATTTTCTGCAAGTCATGGATATTCCTCTCCAGTGTGGTTTTGTTGAGCGTGATATAAGCTACAAAAACTTAATGTGTACAAAATATCTGGTCACGAGTTCTAACAATGGTAGATTCTATACAGTAGAACGCGTGGGTGACCATGAAGTTCTTCTTAAATGGAACTCTACATCTTTAGCTTTTGTTTCTACTTGGACTGCACTCTATTGACGGTAGGTGAAAAGCAAGGAAATATCCTCTCAGGAAACTGTAAATACGTGACTAGAGCCTCTGTCATCATTATCTGTAATTTCATGGAAGATAGAGTGCATATTTTTTATTGGTATTtgcatatataaacatatatgctTGATTTACCAGTCAAGTCTTATTTTTATTCTATATTAAGGGTGGTTTTATTTCATGTATTACTCTATTAGCATATTTATCTTTACAAGAATATAGGTAAAGTATGTTAaaatatatcatatttgttcattatttcatttaagttagaaatcaagtcttatttttattattatatattaattaattagttttacttcattatattataatataacatcaataaataaaatcaaaatggcTTGTCAATGAGTCAGACAATAAATTATATAAAAGCATGAAATGTGTTTTTTGAGGTACTAGGAAATTCTCTAGATTAAATTCACTATTATCTCATTGTTCATAACTTATTCTCATTGAATTTCtgtttttctcacttttttttagttattgttgttttaatttttattactACAAGTATTTCCTTAATTTTCTAAATTTTGATTATCACAAATCTAAAATGTATTCAAAATAGGTAAACTAAACTGACTaggaaaaaaatttatttcaaccaATTAAAAGTGAGTATttgtttatttgaaaaaaaaaaacattttcccaAAACTTATATgcaattttttaaagtttttaaattgTAAAAATTAAGATCCTCTTAGAAAATTGTAATTAAGTTACAATAGCCTCAATCATCTTTATCTTTACCTAGTTCTCATTCCATTTCTACTTTTTATTACTACAAATAAAGTTGTGTTGAAAGAagctttattaaattttttaattcaagTTTTTTTGTAATTAttgctttcaaatattttattatCATAAATTCAAAATGTACTTCATATAGGTATTGAATTATTTTTACTcatatattatttttattcataGAGAGGTAAACATTTTTTATTTAGAACTATGATACAGTGAGGCCACAAATGAGGGACCTCATCTCCAACATGAATAATAACACCTTGATAGTATTAGATTATGTGAGAAGTGATAACTTTGAGAAGACTCTCAATATTCGAGCTAATCACTGAACTAGTGAATGCAATCTAGTATAGTGagcttattatataaaaaaatgatAGTATATACATACAAGAGGTGTATTAACTCCcactccccataaaaagtgggacgTATTACCTACTTGGTAAATATTAAATATGTGGCATGACCTCCTTGCATGAAAACAAATAAAAAGTTATAAAGGTGGCACCTAAAGCTGAAAGAATGTGACAAACCCAACTATCCCATAACCATTAcatataataatttataaatttatacatgaggaattcaaatatttattttatttttagatatTAACCAAAATACAAAATAACTAGCTACTCCCAAGTTGAATTAGAGATTTTATAGGCTATCcaaatgtagtgcccctccccgatTCATCCTTTATGAGAGGCTGTGATAAATACTTTTGGACTTGTTCATAATATTGATGTCTCTTGTTTCATTCTTTATATTGATATGATCTTTGACATTAGTATGCTTACTATTAAGATGTTGATCCTATACTCTAGTTGATTATTGAAATTAGGACTATGTTGAGCCTTGCAATTATTGTACCATTTAGGACACGTGGTTCAGGGTTATCTCTATGATGAATTATCTTAGACAtttcatatttttatatattatgatTTATATGCATGATGTTATATCTTAGACTATTATGATTATTGGACACACATTTGGTGATCTAcatgcactcattattcatgtatgAATTATATTGCATATGAGGATATGATGGCATCTTACTAGTGCTAACCCCAGTTCATGATTATATTGAATGAGTAGATACTATGGTTGTTGCCATTTCTTGCTACTatattcatgatagagatgatgttatatcactcattacgagcatgatatgatgttgtgattctcttcacttgctTGGTTATTTATTATATATGCAATTGTACATCTTTTCTTGTGGTTATTGGTGATTGCAGGGTTGTAGGTACTTGACATTGACTCCACTCggtctcacaggtttgagcatgtcatAATCCCAATAGCAAGTTGATCGAAGATGACATTAGTTCCTACTACACACTTTAAgtttaagttgatacccttgtcagttAGTGTCTTGGCATGAGTCGTTGGTTAgcatcatgtggtatgttgttcaaccctatgtcgggttgccttgtgagtttgtgattatttattaaattaataattaattgattcgTATAGTTTATTAGGTATTATTATTTTATGCCTTGatgtttatttgaatatttattattagagcctttgatttattggatttagtatttattatttatttttgtctattcatttatttatgttgggttatttattatttatttaattatttatttagttgctttattctttatttatttatctatttatttattggttatttatttgttattatttatttacttacccttCATTATGATTGGCCCttttgggagttgtgattgtgaatatattattatttaattttttatatagttaTTTATACTATTTTGTGGTTT contains the following coding sequences:
- the LOC131074972 gene encoding protein NODULATION SIGNALING PATHWAY 2-like; this encodes MADIVMKEWDGKGLDCWDYQDVTDVGFSDMGFLDLDSVPSEWPLWSELVLENDEELDYSPSISELLSTEEELMQMIHSEEPVMKPNCQSLSGSEIANCDSNIEYSETVNGSNCIDSDGLIPCSTDSKEFKGLLLVHLLTTCAEAISNGAHDLVDIILCRLKELVSPTGSTMERVAYYLFQSLQQNHNSSNSEFHGLRRFNSLNESSYIQAFSLLNQTYPYIKIAHFTATQSFLEAIPAQAKKVHIIDFDIMEGSQWPILMEALKSENYRIGHLKITAIKWEEEEEEEEEEEEYDDDISDPSSSFCKHTGRRLSEYASSLGISFSFQEIKLEDLRNLKRSGDEEKVMVNCMWELPHMLERSKKDLVKFIHGTHHLNPEVLSVGSGPHGIQNPKKQNFTECFNQCLNNLCAMIDSSEAGLPEQFGLARGVIERLFLGPTMCRPINSFSEDSNGDFLQVMDIPLQCGFVERDISYKNLMCTKYLVTSSNNGRFYTVERVGDHEVLLKWNSTSLAFVSTWTALY